One stretch of Streptomyces sp. 135 DNA includes these proteins:
- a CDS encoding site-2 protease family protein, whose protein sequence is MTTAPIRRSDRRISPVFLGIAAVTAVSGWATWTGFSDNPGLAVFLFVTAAWIVSLCLHEYAHARTALHSGDITIGAKGYLTLNPLKYTHALLSIVLPVVFVIMGGIGLPGGAVFIERGRIRGRWKHSLISAAGPLTNVLFAVVCTAPFWLGALDGVPDAFRYALAFLALLQVTAAILNSLPIPGLDGYGVIEPWLSYRIRRQVEPFAPFGLLAVFAVLWIPEVNGAFFDAIDAILRGLGVDEWDTSWGRDLYRFWDGTEEVPPPLSP, encoded by the coding sequence ATGACCACCGCCCCCATCCGACGCTCCGACCGGCGGATCAGTCCCGTCTTCCTCGGGATCGCCGCCGTCACGGCGGTCTCCGGCTGGGCCACCTGGACCGGCTTCTCGGACAACCCCGGGCTCGCCGTGTTCCTCTTCGTGACGGCGGCCTGGATCGTCTCCCTCTGCCTGCACGAGTACGCGCACGCCCGCACGGCCCTGCACAGCGGCGACATCACGATCGGCGCGAAGGGCTACCTGACGCTCAACCCGCTCAAGTACACCCACGCGCTGCTCAGCATCGTGCTGCCCGTCGTCTTCGTGATCATGGGCGGCATCGGCCTGCCCGGCGGCGCCGTCTTCATCGAGCGGGGCCGGATCCGGGGCCGCTGGAAGCACAGCCTGATCTCGGCGGCGGGCCCGCTGACGAACGTGCTGTTCGCGGTGGTCTGCACGGCGCCGTTCTGGCTGGGCGCCCTGGACGGCGTGCCGGACGCGTTCCGCTACGCCCTCGCGTTCCTCGCCCTGCTCCAGGTCACGGCGGCGATCCTGAACTCGCTGCCCATCCCGGGCCTCGACGGGTACGGCGTGATCGAGCCCTGGCTGTCGTACAGGATCCGGCGGCAGGTGGAGCCGTTCGCGCCGTTCGGGCTCCTCGCGGTCTTCGCGGTGCTGTGGATCCCGGAGGTCAACGGCGCCTTCTTCGACGCGATCGACGCGATCCTGCGCGGCCTCGGTGTCGACGAGTGGGACACCTCCTGGGGCCGGGACCTGTACCGCTTCTGGGACGGCACGGAGGAGGTCCCGCCGCCGCTCAGCCCGTAG
- a CDS encoding DUF6578 domain-containing protein: protein MALWKVMYEDWQMECCGEPFAVGDEVAWPLRVDGDRRDDAAWAADRSEIEGPVVRLDALEGDWAEDDGGFGGGDGFEGDGGFGGGGCFGGPGSQDSDREDADGGDDGGEDAVSRGADGGDDGGEDAVSRGADGGDDGGEDAVSRGADGGDDGGEDAVSRGADGGDDGGEDAVSQGADGEGVDGEGVDGEGADGEGADGEGADGEGADGEGAVSEGAGAEGADGEGGFEELWEPAVVQAHGITVPWNRPAPSPPEPVRLTGLLTVERHGGRWPDTVGRVRAIHIVTQGFAETAEGSRTYQPVPGERWLRPVESCPKWFQAEERSRTTQGPGYRREETGVLVELEVRDA, encoded by the coding sequence ATGGCGCTGTGGAAGGTGATGTACGAGGACTGGCAGATGGAGTGCTGCGGGGAGCCGTTCGCCGTCGGGGACGAGGTGGCGTGGCCGCTGCGGGTCGACGGCGACCGCCGGGACGACGCGGCCTGGGCGGCCGACCGCAGCGAGATCGAGGGTCCGGTGGTTCGGTTGGACGCGTTGGAGGGGGACTGGGCCGAGGACGACGGTGGCTTCGGGGGCGGTGACGGCTTCGAGGGTGACGGTGGCTTCGGGGGCGGCGGCTGCTTCGGGGGCCCCGGCAGTCAGGACTCCGACAGGGAGGACGCCGATGGGGGAGACGACGGCGGGGAGGATGCCGTCAGTCGGGGCGCCGATGGGGGAGACGACGGCGGGGAGGATGCCGTCAGTCGGGGCGCCGATGGGGGAGACGACGGCGGGGAGGATGCCGTCAGTCGGGGCGCCGATGGGGGAGACGACGGCGGGGAGGATGCCGTCAGTCGGGGCGCCGATGGGGGAGACGACGGCGGGGAGGACGCCGTCAGTCAGGGCGCCGACGGGGAAGGTGTCGACGGGGAAGGTGTCGACGGGGAGGGCGCCGATGGGGAAGGTGCCGACGGTGAGGGCGCCGACGGGGAAGGTGCCGACGGTGAGGGCGCCGTCAGTGAGGGCGCCGGCGCCGAGGGTGCCGACGGCGAAGGCGGCTTCGAGGAGCTGTGGGAGCCCGCGGTCGTTCAGGCCCACGGCATCACCGTCCCGTGGAACCGCCCGGCCCCCAGCCCGCCCGAGCCCGTCCGGCTCACCGGTCTGCTCACCGTCGAGCGGCACGGCGGCCGGTGGCCGGACACGGTCGGCCGGGTCCGAGCCATCCACATCGTCACGCAGGGCTTCGCCGAGACCGCCGAGGGCTCGCGGACGTACCAGCCGGTGCCCGGCGAGCGGTGGCTGCGCCCCGTCGAGTCGTGCCCGAAGTGGTTCCAGGCGGAGGAGCGGTCCCGTACGACACAGGGGCCGGGATACCGGCGGGAGGAGACCGGCGTCCTGGTGGAGCTGGAGGTCCGCGACGCCTGA
- a CDS encoding ABC transporter permease: protein MSSTTLTPPPLAKGQEADARIGPRAHVRHTGALVRRNLLWIRQDPESMFDAVLMPIVFTLLFVYVFGGSIGQALGGGQDKYVQYVVPGMMAMMSMNIAMAVGTGFNQDFQNGIMDRFRTLPIGQGSVLFAKIVVEVIRLLIATTIMMIVGVLVGFDITNWGGLFAAVGLSTLFGTAIMWIFLVLGVTMKSAQSVQAMGFLVLMPLQFGSSIFAPTKSMPGWLQAFTDYNPLSALADSARGLMIGGPIAHDIWVTVGWSAALTLVMAPIAIHKFRTKN from the coding sequence ATGAGCAGCACCACTCTCACGCCGCCGCCCCTCGCCAAGGGCCAGGAGGCCGACGCCCGCATAGGCCCGCGCGCCCACGTCCGCCACACCGGCGCGCTGGTGCGCCGCAACCTGCTGTGGATACGCCAGGACCCGGAGTCGATGTTCGACGCGGTCCTGATGCCGATCGTCTTCACGCTCCTGTTCGTGTACGTCTTCGGCGGTTCGATCGGGCAGGCGCTCGGCGGCGGTCAGGACAAGTACGTGCAGTACGTGGTCCCCGGCATGATGGCGATGATGAGCATGAACATCGCCATGGCCGTCGGCACCGGCTTCAACCAGGACTTCCAGAACGGCATCATGGACCGCTTCCGCACCCTGCCGATCGGCCAGGGTTCGGTGCTCTTCGCCAAGATCGTGGTGGAGGTGATCCGGCTGCTCATCGCGACGACGATCATGATGATCGTCGGTGTCCTGGTGGGCTTCGACATCACGAACTGGGGCGGTCTGTTCGCCGCGGTGGGCCTCTCCACGCTCTTCGGCACGGCCATCATGTGGATCTTCCTGGTCCTCGGCGTCACGATGAAGAGCGCCCAGTCCGTGCAGGCGATGGGCTTCCTCGTCCTGATGCCGCTCCAGTTCGGTTCGTCGATCTTCGCGCCGACGAAGTCGATGCCGGGCTGGCTCCAGGCCTTCACCGACTACAACCCGCTGTCCGCGCTCGCGGACTCCGCGCGCGGCCTGATGATCGGTGGCCCCATCGCGCACGACATCTGGGTGACGGTCGGCTGGTCGGCGGCGCTGACACTGGTGATGGCGCCGATCGCCATCCACAAGTTCCGCACCAAGAACTGA
- a CDS encoding MFS transporter: protein MPLSAILPDLSPWRSTRDFRLLWVQGLVTYFGSFMAMVALPLQIKELTDSPLAVGAMGAVELVPLIVFGLYGGALADAVDRRKVILLSEAALGLLAVVLLVNALLPSPLLWPLYVVAAGVSALAGLQRPALDSLMARIVPHDQLTAAAALNSFRWNVGAIAGPSLAGLVVAFAGHASAYAVTVVCFTVSVLLCTRLSPAPAAHDAEKPSLKGLAEGARYAWSRPVLLGTYAVDMAAMFFAFPNTVFPFLADELDAEWSLGLMYAAGAVGSLLLGLTSGWTSRVRRHGLLVVFGAAGWGLAITAAGWFANVWVVLGCLALAGAGDMLSGLGRSTIWNQTIPDELRGRLAGIEVLSYSVGPQLGQVRAGAAAGWTGTRSAIWSGGVACVASVAVLAAALPRLISYDATTDPDARLRRDRDATRATATP, encoded by the coding sequence GTGCCTCTCTCCGCGATCCTGCCCGACCTCTCCCCGTGGCGCTCCACGCGTGACTTCCGGCTGCTGTGGGTGCAGGGGCTCGTCACGTACTTCGGCAGCTTCATGGCGATGGTCGCGCTGCCGTTGCAGATCAAGGAGCTGACGGACTCGCCGCTCGCGGTGGGGGCGATGGGCGCGGTGGAGCTCGTGCCGCTGATCGTCTTCGGGCTGTACGGCGGTGCCCTCGCCGACGCCGTGGACCGGCGCAAGGTGATCCTCCTGAGCGAGGCCGCGCTGGGCCTGCTGGCCGTGGTCCTGCTGGTGAACGCGCTGCTGCCGTCCCCGCTGCTGTGGCCCCTGTACGTCGTCGCGGCCGGCGTCTCGGCGCTCGCCGGGCTGCAACGCCCGGCACTCGACTCCCTGATGGCGCGGATCGTGCCGCACGACCAGCTGACGGCGGCCGCGGCACTGAACTCGTTCCGCTGGAACGTGGGCGCGATCGCCGGCCCGTCGCTCGCGGGCCTCGTCGTCGCGTTTGCCGGGCACGCGTCCGCGTACGCCGTGACGGTCGTCTGCTTCACCGTCTCGGTCCTGCTGTGCACCCGGCTCTCCCCGGCGCCCGCCGCGCACGACGCGGAGAAGCCGTCCCTGAAGGGCCTCGCGGAGGGCGCGCGGTACGCGTGGTCGCGGCCGGTGCTCCTCGGTACGTACGCGGTGGACATGGCGGCGATGTTCTTCGCCTTCCCGAACACGGTCTTCCCGTTCCTCGCGGACGAGCTGGACGCCGAGTGGTCGCTCGGCCTGATGTACGCGGCCGGGGCGGTGGGGTCACTGCTGCTCGGCCTCACCAGCGGCTGGACGTCGCGGGTGCGGCGGCACGGGCTGCTCGTGGTGTTCGGGGCGGCGGGGTGGGGGCTCGCGATCACGGCGGCGGGCTGGTTCGCGAACGTGTGGGTGGTGCTTGGGTGCCTGGCGCTGGCGGGCGCCGGGGACATGCTGAGCGGCCTCGGCCGCTCCACCATCTGGAACCAGACGATCCCCGACGAGCTGCGCGGACGCCTCGCCGGCATAGAGGTGCTGTCCTACAGCGTCGGCCCGCAGCTGGGCCAGGTCCGCGCGGGCGCGGCGGCGGGCTGGACCGGCACCCGGTCCGCCATCTGGTCCGGCGGCGTCGCCTGCGTGGCCTCGGTCGCCGTCCTCGCGGCGGCGCTGCCACGGCTCATCTCCTACGACGCCACAACGGACCCGGACGCGAGGCTCCGCCGGGACCGGGACGCGACGAGGGCGACGGCGACGCCGTAG
- the npdG gene encoding NADPH-dependent F420 reductase has product MTSTDSAANSAADSAQKAPAKAPAKDPWELPDVSGLVVGVLGGTGDQGRGLAYRLARAGQKVIIGSRAAERAQAAADELGLGVEGAENAECARRSDIVIVAVPWDGHGKTLEALREDLRGKLVIDCVNPLGFDKKGAYALKPEEGSAAEQAAALLPDSRVTAAFHHLSAVLLQDADVEEIDTDVMVLGESRADTDVVQALAARIPGMRGVFAGRLRNAHQVESLVANLISVNRRYKAHAGLRVTDV; this is encoded by the coding sequence ATGACCTCTACAGACAGTGCCGCGAACAGTGCCGCGGACAGTGCGCAGAAGGCTCCCGCCAAGGCCCCGGCCAAGGATCCCTGGGAGCTGCCCGACGTGTCCGGGCTCGTCGTGGGTGTCCTCGGCGGCACCGGCGACCAGGGGCGCGGCCTCGCCTACCGCCTCGCCCGCGCCGGCCAGAAGGTGATCATCGGCTCCCGCGCGGCGGAGCGCGCGCAGGCCGCCGCCGACGAGCTGGGCCTCGGCGTCGAGGGCGCCGAGAACGCGGAGTGCGCCCGGCGCAGCGACATCGTGATCGTCGCCGTGCCGTGGGACGGCCACGGCAAGACTCTCGAAGCGCTGCGCGAGGACCTGCGCGGCAAGCTCGTGATCGACTGCGTGAACCCGCTCGGCTTCGACAAGAAGGGCGCCTACGCCCTCAAGCCCGAGGAGGGCAGCGCCGCCGAGCAGGCCGCCGCCCTGCTGCCGGACTCCCGCGTCACGGCCGCCTTCCACCACCTGTCGGCCGTGCTGCTCCAGGACGCCGACGTCGAGGAGATCGACACCGACGTCATGGTCCTCGGCGAGAGCCGCGCCGACACGGACGTCGTGCAGGCGCTCGCCGCCCGCATCCCCGGCATGCGCGGCGTCTTCGCCGGACGGCTGCGCAACGCCCACCAGGTGGAGTCCCTGGTCGCCAACCTGATCTCCGTCAACCGCCGCTACAAGGCGCACGCGGGGCTGCGGGTCACCGACGTGTAG
- a CDS encoding sialidase family protein — protein MTYETSVPFRAGREGYASFRIPAVVATARGTVLAFCEGRVGSQEDFGDIDIVLRRSFDGGRTWGPLQVVGKNGTDLAGNPAPVVLATGRILLVHVRNAASATEDAIRRGKVSAAAGRRVWVQHSDDDGRTWSAPREITGQVKKTNWRWYATTPGHAIQLTTGRVVVPANHSLPPTGTDNGTEGKYNGGHCLLSDDSGATWRIGYIDDNTNGYINVNETTAAELPDGRLYFNTRNDSPAPGNRADAHSRDGGRSLVRPFRPQAGLTGPVVEGSVLQVRDPDVLLFSGPADPGFRALMTVRRSTDSGATWRTAHTVDGLPAAYSDLVRLDEESVGLLYETGDFSAYETITFRRIPLGELV, from the coding sequence ATGACTTATGAGACGTCTGTTCCCTTCCGCGCGGGTCGCGAGGGCTACGCGAGCTTCCGCATACCGGCCGTCGTGGCCACCGCCCGCGGCACCGTCCTCGCCTTCTGCGAGGGCCGCGTCGGCTCCCAGGAGGACTTCGGCGACATCGACATCGTCCTCAGGCGCTCCTTCGACGGCGGCCGCACCTGGGGCCCGCTCCAGGTCGTCGGCAAGAACGGCACCGACCTCGCGGGCAACCCCGCCCCCGTCGTCCTCGCCACCGGCCGGATCCTGCTCGTCCACGTCAGGAACGCCGCCTCCGCCACCGAGGACGCCATCCGCCGCGGCAAGGTCTCCGCGGCCGCCGGGCGGCGCGTGTGGGTGCAGCACAGCGACGACGACGGCCGCACCTGGTCCGCCCCGCGCGAGATCACCGGCCAGGTGAAGAAGACGAACTGGCGGTGGTACGCCACCACACCAGGCCACGCCATCCAGCTCACCACCGGCCGCGTCGTCGTCCCCGCCAACCACTCCCTGCCGCCGACGGGGACGGACAACGGCACCGAGGGCAAGTACAACGGCGGCCACTGCCTGCTCAGCGACGACTCCGGCGCCACCTGGCGCATCGGCTACATCGACGACAACACCAACGGCTACATCAACGTGAACGAGACCACCGCCGCCGAACTCCCCGACGGACGCCTGTACTTCAACACCCGCAACGACTCCCCGGCCCCCGGCAACCGCGCCGACGCCCACTCCCGCGACGGCGGCCGGAGCCTCGTCAGGCCCTTCCGCCCGCAGGCCGGTCTCACCGGGCCCGTGGTCGAGGGCAGCGTCCTCCAGGTGCGCGACCCCGACGTACTCCTCTTCTCCGGTCCCGCCGACCCCGGCTTCCGCGCCCTGATGACCGTGCGCCGCTCCACCGACTCCGGCGCCACCTGGCGGACCGCCCACACGGTCGACGGGCTGCCGGCCGCGTACTCCGATCTCGTACGCCTCGACGAGGAGAGCGTCGGGCTCCTCTACGAGACGGGCGACTTCAGCGCGTACGAGACGATCACCTTCCGCCGGATCCCGTTGGGGGAACTCGTGTAG
- a CDS encoding ATP-binding cassette domain-containing protein, protein MTRIDKNPGSAGSAVTVRGLVKHYGETKALDGVDLDVREGTVLGVLGPNGAGKTTLVRCLSTLITPDAGTAVVAGYDVTRQPRQLRRVIGLTGQYASVDEKLSGRENLYMIGRLLDLPRKEAWSRADGLLERFSLTEAAKRPANTYSGGMRRRLDLAASMIGSPAVLYLDEPTTGLDPRTRNEVWAEVKRMVADGVTVLLTTQYMEEAEQLASELTVIDRGKVIASGGIDELKAKVGGRTLRIRPVDPLELRPLANTLDDLGLTGLATSTVDIESGTVLVPILSDEQLTAVVGAVSARGITIGSISTELPSLDEVFLSITGQKASAPQDARPELEEVAV, encoded by the coding sequence ATGACGCGAATCGACAAGAACCCCGGCAGCGCAGGGAGCGCGGTCACCGTAAGGGGACTGGTCAAGCACTACGGCGAGACCAAGGCACTGGACGGCGTGGACCTGGACGTACGCGAGGGCACCGTCCTCGGCGTACTCGGCCCGAACGGCGCCGGTAAGACCACCCTCGTACGCTGCCTGTCCACCCTGATAACCCCGGACGCCGGCACCGCCGTCGTCGCCGGGTACGACGTGACCCGCCAGCCCCGCCAGCTCCGCCGGGTCATAGGCCTGACCGGCCAGTACGCCTCGGTGGACGAGAAGCTGTCGGGCCGCGAGAACCTGTACATGATCGGGCGCCTGCTCGACCTGCCCCGCAAGGAGGCCTGGTCCCGTGCCGACGGCCTGCTCGAGCGGTTCTCCCTCACCGAGGCCGCCAAGCGCCCGGCGAACACGTACTCCGGCGGCATGCGCCGCCGCCTCGACCTGGCCGCCTCCATGATCGGCAGCCCGGCCGTCCTCTACCTGGACGAGCCGACGACCGGCCTCGACCCCCGCACCCGCAACGAGGTGTGGGCCGAGGTCAAGCGGATGGTCGCCGACGGCGTCACCGTGCTGCTGACCACCCAGTACATGGAGGAGGCCGAGCAGTTGGCCTCCGAGCTGACGGTCATCGACCGTGGCAAGGTCATCGCCAGCGGCGGCATCGACGAGCTGAAGGCGAAGGTCGGCGGCCGCACGCTGCGGATCCGCCCGGTCGACCCGCTGGAGCTGCGCCCGCTGGCGAACACCCTGGACGACCTCGGCCTGACCGGTCTCGCCACGTCCACCGTGGACATCGAGTCCGGCACGGTCCTCGTCCCGATCCTCAGCGACGAGCAGCTGACGGCCGTGGTCGGCGCGGTCTCCGCGCGCGGCATCACGATCGGTTCGATCTCCACCGAACTGCCCAGCCTGGACGAGGTGTTCCTCTCCATCACCGGCCAGAAGGCCAGTGCCCCGCAGGACGCCCGCCCCGAACTCGAGGAGGTTGCCGTATGA
- a CDS encoding BTAD domain-containing putative transcriptional regulator, whose amino-acid sequence MRYRVLGTTRAVRADGTSVPIGGARLRALLAALALRADRAVPAAVLVDEVWGAEPPADASGALQALVGRLRRALGADRVASVDGGYRLCASPDDVDVFRFDRLVGEGGRALADGDPAKASALLDDALALWSGEALADLPDRAADAARWQARRLDARRAGLTAALALGRAEQVLPELTALCGIHPLDEPLQALRLRALRDAGRRAEALAAYEDIRRGMADRLGADPGAELQSLHAELLHARPVAPRPAQQPVQPAQPTQLVQPVRPRPPGNLRARLTSFVGREADIEALRADLTRARLVTLLGPGGAGKTRLSQEAAETLADDVPDGVWLAELAPVEDPADVPEAVLTALGARETVLRGAGAEEMRALSERHGEDPVARLVEHCAGRRMLVILDNCEHVVEAAARLADELLGRCPGLTVLATSREPLGVPGESLRPVEPLPEPVAVRLFAERGAAARPGFTVDDDPAAAAEICRRLDGLPLAIELAAARLRLLSLRQIADRLDDRFRLLTSGARTVLPRQQTLRAVVDWSWDLLDAPERAVLRRLSVFAGGCDLAAAEAVCARGDSDDSDDNDNNDNNDGSGASPYHVADSLGSLVDKSLVVATPSPLPGAGMRYQLLETVAEYAGERLDEAGDRADAERAHLVHYREVARTTDPELRGSGQLAAVERLEVEYENLRTALRHAVAAGDEQETLCLVLSLCWFWEIRGLRLEARNWSRDAMALGPDPFAPPVVPAPPLDEPCTAAPPPMRPEVLDEARRGVRLLDLACMDMDMDAWQTPEAEERLRGIREAYRPGLPQTCRIPGSLWFFAVMLGGDADMLRATLDKTVETCRELGYAWELASALQMRANILASHADRAGEASRDADEALRGFTRLGDAWGIAEALSARGESRERCGRFALAAEDYEAAIAYAEQLGAQSQVAVLRARLGSVLMESADGFERGEAILRDVLAGSGRAHTGEAAPAARLFLLGALGRTGRLDEAREHLRWLREEFTMVGYTVFDSFVLGLQAWLDTLDGRCAEGVAVARVAIQEARAPLSLMVAPHGVAAQLRIAARALAGLDGGSRAADAARLLAVAEREHPAGHFPNAMEREIHEDAARLARAALGAAAYEAAYAEGGDLTLDEATALCTATAPSR is encoded by the coding sequence GTGCGTTACCGCGTTCTCGGGACGACCCGAGCTGTCCGCGCCGACGGAACATCCGTTCCCATCGGCGGCGCGCGCCTGCGCGCCCTCCTGGCGGCGCTCGCCCTGCGCGCGGACCGTGCGGTGCCCGCCGCGGTCCTGGTCGACGAGGTATGGGGCGCCGAGCCGCCCGCCGACGCGAGCGGCGCCCTCCAGGCGCTGGTGGGCCGGCTCCGCAGGGCCCTGGGCGCCGACCGCGTCGCCTCGGTGGACGGCGGCTACCGGCTGTGCGCGAGCCCCGACGACGTGGACGTCTTCCGCTTCGACCGGCTGGTCGGCGAGGGCGGCCGCGCCTTGGCCGACGGCGACCCGGCCAAGGCGTCCGCCCTGCTCGACGACGCGCTCGCCCTGTGGAGCGGCGAGGCCCTCGCCGACCTGCCGGACCGCGCGGCCGACGCCGCCCGCTGGCAGGCACGCCGCCTCGACGCCCGCCGCGCCGGGCTGACCGCGGCCCTCGCACTCGGCCGGGCGGAACAGGTCCTGCCCGAACTCACCGCCCTCTGCGGCATCCACCCCCTGGACGAGCCACTCCAGGCCCTGCGGCTGCGCGCCCTGCGGGACGCCGGCCGCCGGGCGGAGGCGCTCGCCGCGTACGAGGACATACGGCGCGGCATGGCGGACCGGCTCGGGGCCGACCCCGGCGCCGAACTCCAGTCACTGCACGCGGAGTTGCTGCACGCCCGGCCTGTCGCGCCGCGGCCAGCACAGCAGCCGGTACAGCCAGCACAGCCAACACAGCTGGTGCAGCCGGTACGGCCCCGGCCGCCCGGCAACCTCCGCGCCCGCCTCACCTCCTTCGTCGGGCGCGAGGCCGACATCGAGGCGCTGCGGGCCGACCTCACGCGCGCCCGGCTCGTCACGCTGCTCGGGCCCGGCGGTGCCGGGAAGACCCGGCTCTCCCAGGAGGCCGCCGAGACCCTCGCCGACGACGTCCCGGACGGTGTGTGGCTGGCCGAACTCGCGCCCGTCGAGGACCCGGCGGACGTCCCCGAGGCCGTCCTGACCGCGCTCGGCGCCCGCGAGACCGTGCTGCGCGGCGCCGGCGCCGAGGAGATGCGGGCCCTGTCGGAGCGGCACGGCGAGGACCCCGTCGCCCGGCTCGTCGAGCACTGCGCCGGGCGCCGCATGCTCGTCATCCTGGACAACTGCGAGCACGTCGTGGAGGCCGCGGCCCGCCTCGCCGACGAACTCCTCGGCCGCTGCCCCGGCCTGACCGTCCTCGCCACCAGCAGGGAACCCCTCGGGGTGCCCGGCGAGTCGCTGCGGCCCGTCGAGCCGCTGCCCGAGCCGGTCGCGGTGCGGCTGTTCGCCGAGCGTGGGGCCGCCGCCCGGCCCGGGTTCACCGTGGACGACGATCCGGCCGCCGCGGCCGAGATCTGCCGGCGCCTCGACGGCCTGCCGCTCGCCATCGAACTGGCCGCCGCCCGCCTGCGGTTGCTCTCCCTCCGTCAGATAGCCGATCGCCTCGACGACCGCTTCCGGCTGCTGACCAGCGGCGCCCGCACCGTCCTGCCCCGCCAGCAGACCCTGCGGGCCGTCGTCGACTGGTCCTGGGACCTGCTCGACGCCCCCGAACGCGCCGTCCTGCGGAGGCTTTCCGTCTTCGCGGGCGGCTGCGACCTCGCCGCCGCCGAAGCGGTCTGCGCGCGCGGCGACAGCGACGACAGCGACGACAACGACAACAACGACAACAACGACGGCAGCGGCGCCAGCCCGTACCACGTCGCCGACTCGCTCGGGTCCCTCGTCGACAAGTCCCTCGTCGTCGCCACCCCTTCGCCGCTGCCCGGCGCGGGCATGCGCTATCAGCTGCTCGAAACCGTCGCCGAGTACGCGGGCGAGCGGCTCGACGAAGCCGGGGACCGCGCCGACGCCGAACGCGCACACCTCGTGCACTACCGCGAGGTCGCCCGCACCACCGACCCCGAACTGCGCGGCAGCGGACAGCTCGCCGCCGTCGAGCGCCTCGAAGTCGAGTACGAGAACCTGCGCACCGCCCTGCGGCATGCCGTGGCTGCGGGCGACGAGCAGGAGACGCTCTGCCTGGTCCTGTCCCTGTGCTGGTTCTGGGAGATCCGCGGGCTGCGCCTGGAGGCCCGCAACTGGTCCCGCGACGCCATGGCCCTCGGCCCCGACCCGTTCGCCCCGCCCGTCGTCCCCGCGCCCCCGCTCGACGAACCGTGCACCGCCGCGCCCCCGCCCATGCGCCCCGAGGTCCTCGACGAGGCGCGCCGAGGCGTACGCCTCCTCGACCTCGCCTGCATGGACATGGACATGGACGCGTGGCAGACCCCGGAGGCCGAGGAGCGGCTGCGCGGCATCCGGGAGGCCTACCGGCCGGGGCTGCCGCAGACCTGCCGCATCCCGGGCAGCCTCTGGTTCTTCGCCGTGATGCTCGGCGGCGACGCGGACATGCTGCGCGCCACGCTCGACAAGACCGTCGAGACCTGCCGGGAGCTCGGCTACGCCTGGGAGCTGGCCAGCGCCCTCCAGATGCGCGCCAACATCCTCGCGAGCCACGCCGACCGGGCGGGCGAGGCGAGCCGTGACGCGGACGAGGCACTGCGGGGCTTCACCCGGCTCGGCGACGCGTGGGGCATCGCCGAGGCGCTCTCCGCGCGGGGCGAGTCACGGGAGCGCTGCGGCCGGTTCGCCCTCGCCGCCGAGGACTACGAGGCCGCCATCGCCTACGCCGAACAGCTGGGCGCCCAGAGTCAGGTGGCGGTGCTCAGGGCCCGCCTCGGCTCGGTCCTGATGGAATCGGCCGACGGCTTCGAGCGGGGCGAGGCGATACTGCGGGACGTCCTCGCGGGCAGCGGCCGGGCGCACACCGGTGAGGCCGCGCCCGCGGCCCGGCTCTTCCTCCTCGGCGCGCTCGGCCGCACCGGCCGCCTCGACGAGGCACGGGAACACCTGCGGTGGCTGCGCGAGGAGTTCACCATGGTCGGCTACACCGTCTTCGACAGCTTCGTGCTCGGCCTCCAGGCCTGGCTGGACACCCTCGACGGCCGGTGCGCCGAGGGCGTGGCCGTGGCACGCGTCGCCATCCAGGAGGCCCGCGCGCCCCTGTCGTTGATGGTCGCGCCGCACGGCGTCGCCGCCCAACTGCGCATCGCCGCCCGCGCCCTGGCCGGGCTGGACGGCGGCAGCCGCGCCGCCGACGCCGCCCGGCTGCTCGCGGTGGCCGAACGGGAGCACCCCGCGGGCCACTTCCCGAACGCGATGGAGCGGGAGATCCACGAGGACGCGGCCCGGCTCGCCCGCGCCGCGCTTGGCGCCGCCGCGTACGAGGCCGCGTACGCCGAGGGCGGTGACCTCACACTCGACGAGGCCACCGCCCTGTGCACGGCAACGGCACCGAGCCGCTGA